GTGCCGGACGTCGATCTGCTCCTGCTTCATGCACGACGCCTCGCGGACCAGACACGGGTTGTTGTACGAGTCGCCGTCGGTGGCGCACACCGGGTTCTCATTGTGGCCGCTGCAGTCGATGTTACAGATgcacctgaggaagaggaggcaggccgtgaggaagaggagcaaggtggtgaggaagaggagaaggagggaggtggtgaggaagaggaggcaggcgatgaggaagaggagggagggaggtgttgagtaagaggaagatgagggagTGGTGttagggagaggaggaagaggaggaagaggaggtgctcaCCACACGTCCTCTGAGTCCTCGTCGCACTCGGCTCCGTAGCGACAGCTGCTGCACTTAGTGAACTTCTTCCCAACGTCAGAGGAGGAACCCTCTTCatctgaaggaggaggaggaggtgaagaaggaggaggaggtgaagtaggaggaggaagaggaggaggtaaagaagaagaactcaCCATCTCCGTCtcctgaaccagaaccaggatcTGTGAAGACACAACAAACAGTTCAATGTGGCATTCTGTCCGGTTAGCATAGCTTAACATAaagttagcatagcttagcataaagttAGCACAGCCTAGCATAAAGTTAGCACAGCTTTAAGTTAGCACAACATAGCATAaagttagcatagcttagcataaagttAGCACAGCATCGCATAAAGTTAGCACAGCTTTAAGTTAGCACAACATAGCATAaagttagcatagcttagcataaatactGGGAACACCACAGGCCCCGCCCTCTGCTTTGGGAGCCCATCGGCTCAACCTCGTCTCGCCCTAAtgtgctgtgattggctagTTATACTATGCTGTGATTGGCTAGTTATactgtgctgtgattggctagttatactgtgctgtgattggctcacCGGCAGAGCAGGGCCCGTCGGAGGCCCGTGAGATGAGCCGCTGCTGCCTGCAGGCCGCCTGCCGCCGGTAGCACTCGTTCTGGTAGGTGTCTCCGTTGGAGCCGCACACCGGGACATAGCTCCTATGACACTGGAAACAACCACAGGTCAACAccaccagaggagccccctggtggtcaggagagagaacgcagctctaacacatgaaggatagacttctatacaaccagaggagtcgccccctggtggtcaggagagagaacgcagctctaacacatgaagcatagacttctatacaaccagaggagtcgccccctggtggtcaggagagagaacgcagctctaacacatgaaggatagacttctatacaaccagaggagtcgccccctggtggtcaggagagagaacgcagctctaacacatgaaggatagacttctatacaaccagaggagtctccccctggtggtcaggagagagaacgcagctctaacacatgaaggatatacttctatacaaccagaggagtcgccccctggtggtcaggagagaacgcagctctaacacatgaaggatagacttctatacaaccagaggagtcgccccctggtggtcaggagagagaaggcagctctaacacatgaaggatagacttctatacaaccagaggagtcgccccctggtggtcaggagagagaacgcagctctaacacatgaaggatagacttctatacaaccagaggaggagtcgccccctggtggtcaggagagagaacgcagctctaacacatgaaggatagacttctatacaaccagaggagtctccccctggtggtcaggagagagaatgcagctctaacacatgaaggatagacttctatacaaccagaggagtcgccccctggtggtcaggagagagaacgcagctctaacacatgaaggatagacttctatacaaccagaggagtcgccccctggtggtcaggagagagaacgcagctctaacacatgaaggatagacttctatacaaccagaggagtctccccctggtggtcaggagagaacgcagctctaacacatgaaggatagacttctatacaaccagaggagtcgccccctggtggtcaggagagagaacgcagctctaacacatgaaggatagacttctatacaaccacaggAGTGCTTCTTGAAGCTGCTTTCATTCATTCTGCCGGTCGGTGCTCAACAACTTGACTCAGGTCAGTGTTCAGAGATCCATATTCTACTCACAGCCATCCATCATTGAGCAGGAATCCCCTGCAGGGCCGACCTCTGCTCTGcgacctccaccaccaccaccaccagcaccagcaccaccagcacctccaccagcagcaccaccacctccaccaccagcagcaccagcaccaccaccagcagcagcaccaccagcaccaccagcaccaccaccagcagcaccaccacctccaccaccaccaccagcagcagcaccaccacctccaccagcacctccaccagcaccaccaccaccaccacctccaccagcaccacctccaccaccaccaccagcaccaccaccacctccaccaccaccaccagcaccacctccaccaccaccaccagcaccaccaccaccaccaccagcaccacctccaccaccaccaccagcaccacctccaccaccaccaccagcaccaccagctccaccaccaccagcaccaccaccaccaccaccaccaccaccaccaccaccacctcgtgTCCCGGTGGTTCCCTGAGGAAATGACTGCAAGTGAAGACTCAGGATTGAAGCCGATCTGAAGGAACCGTCAGCatgagctgcagctggaggacggcgctgcttcctgtcctctgCTTCCTATCCGCTGCTTCCTGTATGCTGCTTCCTGTATTCTGCTTCCTGTCTGTTGCTTCCTGTCTGTTGCTTCCTGTCCTCTGCTTCATGTCCTCTGGTTTCCtgtctgctgcttcctgtcctctgctccctgtctgctgcttcctgtcctctgGTTTCCTGTCCACTGCTTCCTgtcagctgcttcctgtcctctgCTTCCTATCCTCTGCTCCCtgtctgctgcttcctgtcctctgctccctgtctgctgcttcctgtcctctgGTTTCCTGTCCACTGCTTCCTGTCAGCTGCTTCCTATCCTCTGCTCCCtgtctgctgcttcctgtcctctgCTTCCTGTCCTCTGGTTTCCTGTCCTCTGCTTCCTGTCCactgcttcctgtctgctgcttcctgtctgctgcttcctgtctgctgcttcctgtccactGCTTCCTGTCCTCTGCTCCCTGTCCTCTGCTTCCTGTCTTCTGCTTCCTGTCCTCTGGCTTCCTGTCTTCTGCTTCCTGTCCTCTGCTTCCTGTCCTCTGGCTTCCTGTCTTCTGCTTCCTGTCCTCTGGCTTCCTGCCCTCTGGCTTCCTGTCTGCTGCTTTGTCTCCTtgccttcctcctccaggcaactcctctggttgtatagaagtcgatgcttcatgtgttagagctgcattctctctcctgaccaccagggggcgactcctctggttgtatagaagtctatgcttcatgtcttaaagctgcattctctctcctgaccaccagggggcgactcctctggttgtatagaagtctatccttcatgtcttaaagctgcattctctctcctgaccaccagggggcgactcctctggttgtatagaagtctatccttcatgtcttagagctgcattctctctcctgaccaccagggggcgactcctctggttgtatagaagtctatccttcatgtcttaaagctgcattctctcctgaccaccaggggggcgacAGTTAGTTTGTCTAAATTTTTACCGAGCTCCTTAAAATAAGGTGCCGACGGCCAAAAACAAAATGGCCACCAACATGCAAAACCCGAGGCTTCAGAACGTGAGTCCAGAAATCACCGGCTGTCGTCACGGTGACGACGTCCACTTCTTCTACGGTCTGTGTTACACCGCCATACGGGACGGTGCAGGTCTtcatggaggcggagcttcttcTCACCTGTAACTGGCAGACACACTTCAGCTGAGCGCCGTCGTCTCGGCAGACGCCTCCGAACAGACAGCTGGAGCCGTCACAGAGCATCAGGTCGCTCTTCTTCTCCGACAGGTCTACAGAGGGGCAGCACACCTCATGTTCacagagcagagcctgaacgcatcacgagaagtTATCATCCACCTTCAGTGCTCATGTTCActcagcagagcctgaacgcaccatgagaacgttatcataccttcagtactcatgttcactcagcagagcctgaacgcaccatgagaacgttatcataccttcagtactcatgttcactgagcagagcctgaacgcatcacgagaagtTATCATCCACCTTCAGTGCTCATGTTCActcagcagagcctgaacgcaccatgagaacgttatcataccttcagtactcatgttcactcagcagagcctgaacgcaccatgagaacgttatcataccttcagtactcatgttcactgagcagagcctgaacgcaccatgagaacgttatcataccttcagtactcatgttcactgagcagagcctgaacgcatcacgagaacgttatcataccttcagtactcatgttcactcagcagagcctgaacgcaccatgagaacgttatcataccttcagtactcatgttcactcagcagagcctgaacgcaccatgagaacgttatcataccttcagtactcatgttcactgagcagagcctgaacgcatcacgagaacgttatcataccttcagtactcatgttcactcagCAGAGCCTGGgcagcaccatgagaacgttatcataccttcagtactcatgttcactcagcagagcctgaacgcaccatgagaacgttatcataccttcagtactcatgttcactcagcagagcctgaacgcaccatgagaacgttatcataccttcagtactcatgttcactcagCAGAGCCTGtgcgcaccatgagaacgttatcataccttcagtactcatgttcactgagcagagcctgaacgcaccatgagaacgttatcataccttcagtactcatgttcactcagcagagcctgaacgcaccatgagaacgttatcataccttcagtactcatgttcactcagcagagcctgaacgcaccatgagaacgttatcataccttcagtactcatgttcactcagcagagcctgaacgcaccatgagaacgttatcatccaCCTTCAGTGCTCATGTTCActcagcagagcctgaacgcaccatgagaacgttatcataccttcagtactcatgttcactcagcagagcctgaacgcaccatgagaacgttatcataccttcagtactcatgttcactcagcagagcctgaacgcaccatgagaacgttatcataccttcagtactcatgttcactcagcagagcctgaacgcaccacgagaacgttatcataccttcagtactcatgttcactgagcagagcctgaacgcatcacgagaacgttatcataccttcagtactcatgttcactgagcagagcctgaacgcatcatgagaacgttgtcataccttcagtactcatgttcactgagcagagcctgaacgcaccatgagaacgttatcataccttcagtactcatgttcactgagcagagcctgaacgcaccatgagaacgttatcataccttcagtactcatgttcactgagcagagcctgaacgcaccatgagaacgttatcataccttcagtactcatgttcactgagcagagcctgaacgcaccacgagaacgttatcatctaccttcagtactcatgttcactgagcagagcctgaacgcaccatgagaacgttatcataccttcagtactcatgttcactgagcagagcctgaacgcatcatgagaggTGTTGTTGGTCTAAACTCTAAACCCTGATTGATTGTTTACCAAGTCACATGATCAGAGGAACATCGTGATGTGATCTTACGTACGACGATTTCCAAAAATCCATTTAATACTTTCTGAGttttatttcaaaatgtgcacttatagaaaagtgtaaataaagagAGGCGTCcgcacagcagcagctgctgacgctctcctctgattggctgctctcACCTCGGCCGTCTGCTAATGGAACAGATATTAGCAGACGTGGCCCTTCAAACTATAAAGATGGGTCCATTTGATTTCTCCCCCCCGCTCCACGCTGCCTCTTCACAGGCTCGTATGATGGGCTGTAAGAGcagcggggggaggaggagaggaggaggagcaggaggaggagcaggaggaggaggaggagcaggaggaggagcaggaggaggaggaggaggaggaggaggaggaggaggaggaggaggaggaggagcaggagggggaggagcaggaggagggaggagcaggaggaggaggaggaggaggaggaggaggaggaggaggaggaggaggagcaggaggaggagggaggaggaggaggagaggaggaggagagagggagggaggaggagcaggaggagaggaggagaggaggaggaggaagagggggaggagcaggaggagcaggaggaggaggaggaggagcgggaggaggaggaggagcaggaggaggaggagcaggaggagggggaggaggaggaggagcaggaggagcaggaggaggaggcagacggGGATCAGGTTCAGATTTGGCTTAAAAAACGAACATTTTAAAACTCTTGTTCTGAACCTTCTGGGATGTTCTGTGTCTTTGAAGATGTTCCGTGTCTTTAAAGATGTTCTGTGTCTTTAAAGATGTTCTGTGTCTTTGAAGATGTTCTGTGTCTTTAAAGATGTTCTGTGTCTTTAAAGATGGGAACCTTCACTTTGAGCACAGCAACgacgggtcagaggtcaacgctCTCAAAGATAGATCAATAAAGTAGAAGACATGTGTGTTGCTGTCAagtcctagaccaggtccagtcaagtcctagaccaggtccagtcaagtcctagaccaggtccagTCAAGTCCAAGACCAGGTCCAGTCAagtcctagaccaggtccagTCAAGTCCAAGACCAGGTCCAGTCAagtcctagaccaggtccagtcaagtcctagaccaggtccagTCAAGTCCAAGACCAGGTCCAGTCAAGTCAGGGTCGAGGCTGAATCAAGAGCAAATGGAGTCCGATTCAagactctctccttctcttacatactgtatatatatacatctatatagatgtatatatacacatatatatacatctatatatatgtatatatatatatatatatatgaccatgTACCTGTGCAGTCCTTCCCTTTGCCTTTGCACTCTCCGCTCTGGGGGTACGACGCACGCGCCTCCGGCAGCTGGAGCAGCAGGCAGGCGGAGACCAGGATCAGGACCTGGGCCGCGGGACCCCCATCAGGGCCCGACACCATGGTGCTGatgaagacccccccccacacacctcctcccGGTGCTGGAGGCGATCACCAAGCAGGCGGTGCAGATGGAGGAATGTGCTCCTCTCTCAGGAATCCCCGGGAAGAGGAGGCGCCGCCATGCGTCCTTCCTCCGCGTGCTGGTCCCCGGTCCTCCGCGTCCTCCCTCCGGGTCTCGGGGCTTCGGCTGCGGGACGAGGCGACGCTTCTCCGGCTCCGTCGGTGCGTAAGAGAGCAACGAGCTCCACAACAAAGAGATCCGGACCGGGGAGCACAGACAGGCTGgtcacgtgggggggggggggggggcaacgcgCCCCCTTTTCACCTCCACGCCCCTAacgcacgcgcgcacgcacacctGAAGCACAGAAAAAACCGCAAACGCCGCGGAATGCAGAAATAACGTGTTTTAAAGGCGCTGCAGCAGAaatatcttcatcatcatcatcatcatcatcatcaccaccatcatcatcatcaccatcacatgatggtcagctttaacacatgaagcatagacttctatacaaccagaggagtcgccccctggactgcagtcaagccagccgccacttcgaaaaacagtcaagccagcccgcacgatttttttcagtacacgtatataccagac
This genomic interval from Pseudoliparis swirei isolate HS2019 ecotype Mariana Trench unplaced genomic scaffold, NWPU_hadal_v1 hadal_25, whole genome shotgun sequence contains the following:
- the tmeff1a gene encoding tomoregulin-1 isoform X4, with product MLCDGSSCLFGGVCRDDGAQLKCVCQLQCHRSYVPVCGSNGDTYQNECYRRQAACRQQRLISRASDGPCSADPGSGSGDGDDEEGSSSDVGKKFTKCSSCRYGAECDEDSEDVWCICNIDCSGHNENPVCATDGDSYNNPCLVREASCMKQEQIDVRHLGRCPANKENLKKDDSNPFKVLETIGPIPCADSYAGFCIHGKCEVKSNTATCRCDAGYRGAQCDEPQDFNILYVVPSGQKLHYVLIAAIIGAVQIAIIVAVVMCITRSGLNCPQNNRGRRQKQNLGHFPSDTSSRTA
- the tmeff1a gene encoding tomoregulin-1 isoform X1, encoding MVSGPDGGPAAQVLILVSACLLLQLPEARASYPQSGECKGKGKDCTDLSEKKSDLMLCDGSSCLFGGVCRDDGAQLKCVCQLQCHRSYVPVCGSNGDTYQNECYRRQAACRQQRLISRASDGPCSADPGSGSGDGDDEEGSSSDVGKKFTKCSSCRYGAECDEDSEDVWCICNIDCSGHNENPVCATDGDSYNNPCLVREASCMKQEQIDVRHLGRCPANKENLKKDDSNPFKVLETIGPIPCADSYAGFCIHGKCEVKSNTATCRCDAGYRGAQCDEPQDFNILYVVPSGQKLHYVLIAAIIGAVQIAIIVAVVMCITRSGLNCPQNNRGRRQKQNLGHFPSDTSSRTA
- the tmeff1a gene encoding tomoregulin-1 isoform X3 is translated as MVSGPDGGPAAQVLILVSACLLLQLPEARASYPQSGECKGKGKDCTDLSEKKSDLMLCDGSSCLFGGVCRDDGAQLKCVCQLQCHRSYVPVCGSNGDTYQNECYRRQAACRQQRLISRASDGPCSADPGSGSGDGDDEEGSSSDVGKKFTKCSSCRYGAECDEDSEDVWCICNIDCSGHNENPVCATDGDSYNNPCLVREASCMKQEQIDVRHLGRCPETIGPIPCADSYAGFCIHGKCEVKSNTATCRCDAGYRGAQCDEPQDFNILYVVPSGQKLHYVLIAAIIGAVQIAIIVAVVMCITRSGLNCPQNNRGRRQKQNLGHFPSDTSSRTA
- the tmeff1a gene encoding tomoregulin-1 isoform X2 — its product is MVSGPDGGPAAQVLILVSACLLLQLPEARASYPQSGECKGKGKDCTDLSEKKSDLMLCDGSSCLFGGVCRDDGAQLKCVCQLQCHRSYVPVCGSNGDTYQNECYRRQAACRQQRLISRASDGPCSADPGSGSGDGDDEEGSSSDVGKKFTKCSSCRYGAECDEDSEDVWCICNIDCSGHNENPVCATDGDSYNNPCLVREASCMKQEQIDVRHLGRCPANKENLKKDDSNPFKVLETIGPIPCADSYAGFCIHGKCEVKSNTATCRCDAGYRGAQCDEPQDFNILYVVPSGQKLHYVLIAAIIGAVQIAIIVAVVMCITRNCPQNNRGRRQKQNLGHFPSDTSSRTA